The Acropora palmata chromosome 10, jaAcrPala1.3, whole genome shotgun sequence genome contains a region encoding:
- the LOC141894218 gene encoding transcriptional regulator Myc-1-like — protein MAVQNGCSFCKPFASENGPDATYYFHLEKDEVETEAYSTSTVPTHDIWKKFELLPTPPRSPSRSPRSSPIDFADTLQSVSDNLDNCSVAPLTTVENSLSCLKSKLIQDCMWNASNYNERSSESMKFPTAPNNELLYETPCSTPPPVEYVSSDCVDPSTVFPYPVNETHQNLCVSHSSSDSEEEIDVVSIEKPKTRKRAPPQVTDEPPAKRLKPVAVRPKAGMSTTSPTKEYKKDLKRQTSATSDEDGEINKRATHNVLERKRRNDLKTSFHVLREEVPELKDNERAAKVTILRKAKECVDKLKNDETRFLEELTKERRRNEDLLDRLHTLRQLKRK, from the exons atggCTGTTCAGAATGGCTGTTCCTTTTGTAAGCCGTTTGCGTCAGAAAACGGCCCGGACGCCACGTATTACTTCCATTTGGAAAAAGACGAAGTGGAAACCGAAGCATATAGTACATCAACAGTCCCAACTCATGACATTTGGAAGAAGTTTGAACTTCTTCCAACACCGCCGCGGTCTCCATCGCGATCGCCGCGAAGTTCTCCGATCGACTTTGCGGACACTTTGCAAAGTGTGTCAGATAATTTGGACAACTGCTCAGTTGCACCCTTAACAACGGTTGAAAATTCTCTCAGTTGTTTAAAGTCCAAGCTCATTCAAGACTGTATGTGGAATGCTTCAAACTACAACGAAAGATCGTCGGAGTCAATGAAATTTCCCACAGCGCCCAACAACGAATTACTTTACGAGACACCCTGTTCAACTCCACCTCCAGTGGAGTATGTTAGCTCTGATTGTGTGGACCCTTCAACGGTTTTTCCTTATCCAGTGAACGAAACGCATCAAAACTTATGCGTATCTCATTCATCTAGCGATTCAG AAGAAGAAATAGATGTGGTTAGCATCGAGAAACCGAAAACTCGTAAACGTGCTCCTCCGCAAGTCACAGACGAGCCCCCGGCGAAACGTCTAAAACCAGTCGCTGTGAGACCTAAAGCAGGTATGTCGACAACAAGTCCTACAAAAGAGTACAAGAAAGATCTCAAACGACAAACGAGCGCAACTTCAGATGAGGACGgcgaaataaacaaaagagcAACTCATAATGTTCTAGAACGGAAACGAAGGAATGATCTCAAGACTAGCTTCCATGTTCTGCGAGAAGAAGTCCCCGAACTCAAGGACAACGAACGAGCTGCGAAAGTCACAATCTTGCGGAAAGCAAAGGAGTGCGTAGATAAACTTAAAAACGACGAAACAAGATTTCTTGAAGAGCTTACGAAAGAGCGACGGAGAAACGAAGACCTCTTAGATCGTCTGCATACCCTTAGACAATTGAAGCGAAAGTAA